A genomic window from Hyalangium minutum includes:
- a CDS encoding alpha/beta hydrolase family protein translates to MRTFPYPLALALLLAACASTPPPSPEAAPVAGTHSAEVGAASPTGADPSAPSVSGRSGSEGVAKQEPDVPSGADAARIAELARHVTPLVDAFMNTEALLTQDGKRVVFVSNRDGLPQIYVADAARPDSAAKRLVTWPERMSIEALTPDGQSLLFFSDKGADENWSIFKVGLDGSAPVELTPGETMNRDSPLLPELAPSTVYFSGRRKEEVPAAVYAVPITGGAARVLYRDDKPGFLTDVSRDGKQLLFQRYLTGSENYLLNLDTATGQSRQLYPLAPSQVTITAARFSADGKTVFVATDAGGEQNLLLALEAQSGKELARYVVTNPTTAPIRLVMAAKTGHVLALTLDAGNHSELRLLDARTLKPLAPVAMPLGLGGAQGFSEDGRKLTAIWSTPAAPTDAWVIDVKTGKATPLRKEPRPSLKQVPAIEASITEIRAHDGLTLPINVYLPKGRSGKLPVIVAYHGGPAGGAKIRWAAPAAFFLSQGYAWVEPNVRGSGGFGRAFEAADNGRGRMEAFKDIEATGRWAASQPWADPSRVIVYGASYGGYTVLVGLTRMPGLWRAGVDMYGVANMKTFMATTSGFIRELFLLEMGDPEKDAAFLESISPLRDVDQIVDPLFVYAGENDPRVPRSESDQIVHALRERKIPVEYMVAENEGHSLVRRDNVIEFLSRVARFLEKHAGPAQTAQAH, encoded by the coding sequence ATGCGTACCTTCCCTTACCCACTCGCGCTTGCCTTGTTGCTCGCCGCTTGTGCCAGCACGCCCCCGCCCTCGCCCGAGGCCGCGCCCGTCGCCGGGACGCACTCGGCCGAAGTCGGCGCTGCTTCGCCCACGGGAGCGGATCCCTCCGCACCCTCAGTATCGGGGCGCTCGGGGAGTGAGGGCGTGGCGAAGCAGGAGCCGGACGTGCCCTCGGGAGCGGACGCGGCGCGGATTGCCGAGCTCGCACGCCACGTGACACCGCTCGTGGACGCGTTCATGAACACGGAGGCGCTGTTGACGCAGGACGGCAAACGCGTGGTCTTCGTCTCCAACCGGGACGGACTGCCGCAGATCTACGTCGCGGACGCCGCGCGCCCCGACTCCGCAGCGAAGCGCCTGGTGACGTGGCCCGAGCGCATGAGCATCGAGGCGCTCACCCCCGATGGCCAATCGCTCCTCTTCTTCTCGGACAAGGGAGCGGATGAGAACTGGTCCATCTTCAAGGTGGGGCTGGATGGATCGGCGCCCGTGGAGCTCACGCCGGGCGAGACGATGAATCGGGATTCTCCCCTCCTGCCCGAGCTGGCCCCCAGCACCGTCTACTTCAGCGGCCGCCGCAAGGAGGAGGTGCCTGCGGCCGTGTATGCGGTGCCCATCACCGGAGGGGCCGCGCGCGTCCTCTACCGCGACGACAAGCCGGGCTTCCTCACCGACGTGAGCCGCGATGGCAAGCAGTTGCTGTTCCAGCGCTACCTCACGGGCTCGGAGAACTACCTGCTGAACCTGGACACGGCGACGGGCCAGAGCCGGCAGCTCTATCCCCTGGCTCCAAGCCAGGTCACCATCACCGCCGCCCGGTTCTCCGCGGACGGCAAGACGGTGTTCGTGGCCACCGACGCGGGCGGAGAGCAGAACCTGCTGCTGGCGCTCGAGGCCCAGAGCGGCAAGGAGCTGGCGCGCTACGTGGTGACGAACCCCACCACGGCGCCCATCCGCCTCGTGATGGCGGCGAAGACCGGCCATGTGCTCGCCCTCACGTTGGATGCGGGCAACCACAGCGAGCTCCGGCTGCTGGATGCGCGCACGCTGAAGCCGCTCGCCCCGGTGGCCATGCCGCTGGGCCTCGGAGGCGCGCAGGGCTTCTCCGAGGACGGCCGCAAGCTCACCGCCATCTGGTCCACGCCTGCCGCACCCACGGACGCGTGGGTGATCGACGTGAAGACGGGCAAGGCCACTCCGCTGCGAAAGGAGCCGCGACCCTCGCTCAAGCAGGTCCCCGCGATCGAAGCGAGCATCACGGAGATCCGCGCGCACGACGGGCTGACACTGCCCATCAACGTGTACCTGCCAAAGGGGCGCTCGGGGAAGCTGCCCGTCATCGTCGCGTACCACGGTGGGCCCGCAGGCGGCGCGAAGATCCGCTGGGCCGCTCCCGCCGCCTTCTTCCTGTCGCAGGGCTATGCGTGGGTGGAGCCCAACGTCCGCGGCTCGGGGGGCTTCGGCCGTGCCTTCGAGGCGGCGGACAACGGGCGCGGGCGCATGGAGGCCTTCAAGGACATCGAGGCCACCGGCCGATGGGCCGCCTCTCAACCCTGGGCGGATCCCAGCCGAGTCATTGTGTACGGCGCCAGCTATGGCGGCTACACCGTGCTGGTAGGACTGACGCGCATGCCCGGCCTGTGGCGTGCGGGCGTGGACATGTACGGCGTCGCGAACATGAAGACCTTCATGGCAACCACCAGCGGCTTCATCCGCGAGCTGTTCCTCCTGGAGATGGGCGACCCCGAGAAGGACGCGGCCTTCCTGGAGTCCATCTCCCCCCTGCGAGACGTGGACCAGATCGTCGATCCGCTCTTCGTCTATGCAGGCGAGAATGACCCGAGGGTGCCTCGGAGTGAGTCGGATCAGATCGTCCACGCGCTGCGGGAGCGGAAGATCCCCGTGGAGTACATGGTGGCGGAGAACGAGGGCCACTCGCTCGTACGCCGTGACAATGTGATCGAGTTCCTGTCCCGCGTGGCACGGTTCCTCGAGAAACACGCGGGCCCGGCCCAGACCGCGCAGGCGCACTAA
- the sppA gene encoding signal peptide peptidase SppA has protein sequence MRLLALLLLPPLLFPSAALAQANAIIRPLVSSRGVTVPTESTATVDEVTALSLNPGSLRFVDGPQLLFLHERNRVQDQVGTGLFVGTTLLGAVGVGYGVEWLRNRTEPDYRRSSLGFSLGTDTLALGATYHAFGSADESVEKLSSWDIGLSARPWRGFSYSVVARDINEPEQGEYRVVRTFDLGIGVRPFGDRYTLGVDYLFRSGGLDEGRLTYALKAEVWPGLRLGGGLSHGLRSGQELAFQLSATLDTSHFGFTYAAGGTDRGLDHVLAVRLSSDKYRALGLSSGVVAMVDLNDRLTGGTSLAVSLLGGSADDPYLALMRFLDLAIKDPQLRGVVLKMEGLPGVGWGQAEELRQAVMRLRRSGKKVMAVLLSCDDKGYLVASAADQVYALPASSLLLNGLSASVVSVGGTMEKLGVSWDVARVGEYKTAPEQLTRKDMSPAERETVSALLDVEVAWYEQAVTLMRKLPEGRLREVWSVGLIPAKKAQELGLLDGILKDQSELEQKVYNLVPGATYAANYRPRGERETLWGRRRRIAVVPILGTIAGGKSREDPLGFSRIAGAETVVLALQRAQEDPSVMAIVLRVDSGGGDVLASDLMYRAVTEAKKRKPVIASMGDVAASGGYYAAVGADEIFAGPTTITGSIGVFYLKPALQGLLGDKLGITQENLPRAPLADMLDYWRPWKPEEQAAIQAWVDATYDDFITYVAQGRKMEKSQVDAIARGRVWSGKDAHAKGLVDRLGGFMEAVEAARTRAKVEASEEVDLVVYGEPRGLFSSLGGEPNVLTRLLPEPAQPALPPGLQALLRESGLTAGWLEPGLKAAMPFTLTVE, from the coding sequence ATGCGCCTCCTGGCCCTGCTCCTGCTCCCGCCGCTCCTCTTTCCGTCCGCCGCACTCGCTCAGGCCAACGCCATCATCCGGCCGCTGGTGAGCTCTCGCGGCGTGACGGTGCCCACCGAGTCCACCGCCACCGTGGACGAGGTCACCGCCCTCTCCCTCAACCCCGGCAGCCTGCGCTTCGTGGACGGGCCCCAGCTGCTCTTTCTCCACGAGCGCAACCGGGTCCAGGATCAGGTCGGCACCGGCCTCTTCGTGGGCACCACCCTGCTGGGTGCCGTGGGCGTGGGCTACGGCGTGGAGTGGCTGCGCAACCGCACCGAGCCGGACTACCGCCGCAGCTCGCTGGGCTTCTCACTGGGCACGGACACGCTGGCCCTGGGGGCCACGTACCACGCGTTCGGCTCGGCGGATGAGTCCGTGGAGAAGCTGTCCAGCTGGGACATCGGCCTGTCCGCGCGGCCCTGGCGCGGGTTCTCCTACAGCGTGGTGGCCCGCGACATCAACGAGCCCGAGCAAGGCGAGTACCGTGTCGTCCGCACCTTTGATCTCGGCATTGGCGTGCGGCCCTTCGGCGACCGCTACACGCTGGGCGTGGACTATCTGTTCCGCTCGGGGGGGCTGGACGAGGGGCGCCTCACCTACGCGCTGAAGGCCGAGGTGTGGCCGGGGCTGCGGCTGGGCGGAGGCCTCTCGCACGGCCTTCGCAGCGGGCAGGAGCTGGCGTTCCAGCTGTCCGCGACGCTGGACACTTCGCACTTTGGCTTCACCTACGCTGCGGGCGGCACGGACCGAGGCCTGGACCACGTGCTGGCGGTACGCCTGTCCAGCGACAAGTACCGCGCGCTGGGCCTGTCCTCGGGCGTGGTGGCGATGGTGGACCTCAACGACCGGCTCACCGGAGGGACGAGCCTCGCGGTGTCCCTGCTGGGAGGCTCGGCAGACGATCCGTACCTGGCGCTGATGCGCTTCCTCGACCTGGCCATCAAGGATCCACAGCTGCGCGGCGTGGTGCTGAAGATGGAGGGCCTGCCCGGCGTGGGCTGGGGCCAGGCCGAGGAGCTGCGCCAGGCCGTGATGCGCCTGCGCCGCTCCGGCAAGAAGGTGATGGCCGTGCTGCTCTCGTGCGACGACAAGGGCTACCTCGTGGCTTCGGCGGCGGACCAGGTGTACGCGCTGCCCGCGTCCTCGCTGCTGCTCAACGGCCTGTCCGCAAGCGTCGTCAGCGTGGGCGGGACGATGGAGAAGCTGGGCGTCAGCTGGGACGTGGCCCGGGTGGGCGAGTACAAGACGGCTCCCGAGCAGCTCACGCGCAAGGACATGAGCCCGGCCGAGCGCGAGACGGTGAGCGCGCTGCTGGACGTGGAGGTGGCCTGGTACGAGCAGGCGGTGACGCTCATGCGCAAGCTGCCCGAGGGCCGCCTCCGCGAGGTTTGGTCCGTGGGCCTCATCCCCGCGAAGAAGGCGCAGGAGCTGGGGCTGCTGGACGGCATCCTCAAGGATCAGAGCGAGCTGGAGCAGAAGGTCTACAACCTGGTGCCGGGCGCCACCTACGCGGCGAACTACCGGCCTCGCGGCGAGCGCGAGACGCTCTGGGGCCGCCGCCGCCGCATCGCCGTGGTCCCCATCCTGGGCACCATCGCCGGAGGCAAGAGCCGCGAGGATCCGCTGGGCTTCTCGCGCATCGCCGGAGCGGAGACGGTGGTCCTGGCGCTCCAGCGCGCGCAGGAGGATCCCTCCGTCATGGCCATCGTGCTGCGGGTGGACTCGGGCGGAGGGGACGTGCTCGCCTCGGACCTCATGTACCGCGCGGTGACGGAGGCCAAGAAGCGCAAGCCCGTCATTGCCTCCATGGGGGATGTGGCGGCCTCCGGCGGCTACTACGCAGCGGTGGGCGCGGATGAGATCTTCGCGGGCCCCACCACCATCACCGGCAGCATCGGCGTCTTCTACTTGAAGCCCGCGCTGCAGGGCCTGCTGGGAGACAAGCTCGGCATCACCCAGGAGAACCTCCCGCGCGCCCCGCTGGCGGACATGCTGGACTACTGGCGCCCGTGGAAGCCCGAGGAGCAGGCGGCGATCCAGGCCTGGGTGGACGCCACCTACGACGACTTCATCACCTACGTGGCCCAGGGCCGGAAGATGGAGAAGTCCCAGGTGGACGCCATCGCCCGGGGCCGGGTGTGGTCCGGCAAGGACGCCCACGCGAAGGGGCTGGTGGACAGGCTGGGCGGCTTCATGGAGGCGGTGGAGGCGGCGCGGACCCGAGCCAAGGTGGAGGCCTCGGAGGAAGTGGACCTGGTGGTGTACGGCGAGCCCCGGGGCCTGTTCTCCTCGCTGGGCGGCGAGCCGAACGTGCTCACCCGGCTGCTCCCCGAGCCTGCTCAGCCTGCCCTGCCGCCAGGGCTGCAGGCGCTCCTGCGGGAGTCCGGGCTCACGGCCGGGTGGCTGGAGCCGGGGCTGAAGGCCGCCATGCCCTTCACCCTCACCGTGGAGTGA
- a CDS encoding peptide MFS transporter has product MSSAAPSEWKGPASNRQFMGHPVGLFVLFFTEMWERFSYYGMRGLLKLYMVNYLFISVRQTLQGKAFDGSGNPDDVLGWGFIRSLLPTIDPATLDACAAEKAKVLLASNAGMAAEVANTIARQTCSVEPNASLLYGLYTGLVYLTPVFGGLVADKYLGQKKSVYVGAIIMALGQFVLFGADNLFFVGLLLLIIGNGFFKPNISTQVGNLYPPGDSRRDGAFTIFYMGINIGAFICNFVCGTLAAVYGWRYGFLAAGIGMCIGLVVQMLGKEFLAPDTLQERKQGAVAPPKQKLTKNEWNRVWALIALCLLNVVFWAVYEQQGNTMQTWADEKTAWPSWASSTWFQSVNPFFIFAFAPFLDRFWAMQAKKGSEPSSVAKMAIGCFILGGSFIVMVAGASIVGDGKGSLFWPVFCTMLLTVGELYLSPIGLSLVTKVAPVRIVSLMMGMWFLSSFLGNVLSGYIGQFYTSMSKDAFFLMLMVLGVGAGIAIALFNKPLKKAMQPEEPPRPASTVSGTVT; this is encoded by the coding sequence ATGTCATCTGCTGCACCTTCTGAATGGAAGGGACCCGCCTCGAACCGCCAGTTCATGGGGCATCCGGTGGGGCTCTTCGTCCTCTTCTTCACCGAGATGTGGGAGCGCTTCTCGTATTACGGAATGCGCGGGCTGCTGAAGCTCTACATGGTGAACTACCTGTTCATCTCCGTGCGCCAGACGCTGCAGGGCAAGGCGTTCGACGGCTCGGGCAATCCGGACGACGTGCTGGGCTGGGGCTTCATCCGGTCGCTGCTGCCTACCATTGATCCCGCGACGCTCGATGCGTGCGCGGCGGAGAAGGCGAAGGTGCTGCTGGCCAGCAATGCGGGCATGGCGGCCGAAGTGGCGAACACCATCGCCCGGCAGACGTGCAGTGTGGAGCCCAACGCGTCGCTGCTCTACGGCCTCTACACGGGCTTGGTGTACCTGACGCCGGTGTTCGGCGGGCTCGTGGCCGACAAGTACCTGGGACAGAAGAAGTCCGTTTACGTGGGCGCCATCATCATGGCGCTGGGGCAGTTCGTGCTGTTCGGGGCCGACAACCTGTTCTTCGTCGGCCTGCTGCTGCTGATCATCGGCAACGGCTTCTTCAAGCCGAACATCTCCACGCAGGTGGGCAACCTGTATCCGCCGGGGGACTCGCGGCGGGACGGTGCCTTCACCATCTTCTACATGGGCATCAACATCGGCGCGTTCATCTGCAACTTCGTCTGCGGCACGCTGGCGGCCGTGTACGGGTGGCGCTATGGCTTCCTGGCTGCGGGCATCGGCATGTGTATCGGCCTGGTGGTGCAGATGCTGGGCAAGGAGTTCCTGGCGCCGGACACGCTGCAGGAGCGCAAGCAGGGCGCCGTGGCGCCGCCGAAGCAGAAGCTGACGAAGAACGAGTGGAACCGGGTGTGGGCGCTCATCGCGCTGTGCTTGCTGAACGTGGTGTTCTGGGCCGTCTACGAGCAGCAGGGCAACACGATGCAGACGTGGGCCGACGAGAAGACGGCGTGGCCGTCGTGGGCCTCGTCGACGTGGTTCCAGTCGGTGAACCCGTTCTTCATCTTCGCCTTCGCGCCGTTCCTGGATCGCTTCTGGGCGATGCAGGCCAAGAAGGGCTCCGAGCCGTCCTCGGTGGCGAAGATGGCCATTGGCTGCTTCATCCTCGGCGGCTCGTTCATCGTGATGGTGGCCGGAGCCAGCATCGTGGGCGATGGCAAGGGCAGCCTCTTCTGGCCGGTGTTCTGCACCATGCTGCTGACGGTGGGTGAGCTCTACCTGTCGCCCATCGGTCTGTCGCTGGTGACCAAGGTGGCGCCCGTGCGCATCGTCTCGCTGATGATGGGCATGTGGTTCCTGTCGAGCTTCCTGGGCAACGTGCTCTCCGGCTACATCGGCCAGTTCTACACGTCGATGTCCAAGGACGCCTTCTTCCTCATGCTGATGGTGCTGGGCGTGGGCGCGGGCATTGCCATCGCGCTGTTCAACAAGCCGCTGAAGAAGGCGATGCAGCCCGAGGAGCCGCCGCGGCCCGCTTCGACGGTGAGCGGCACCGTGACGTAA
- the rho gene encoding transcription termination factor Rho, with translation MSENSDNTDPRPPAPPPPAEAARPEPPVMDDDGGDDGGDDEGPDEGGDASGASGPGGQPGPGGQAGPGGRRRRRRRRRRGAQVHFTPEGQAYRTQPGPDGQMVQVFLTPQELEQYKQRLAQQQQQQQSPPPGQHAQHGGQQHGQRQHHGGGQSQAAPQQNLTPVEGVLDTEAKGPNAFLRQLKKNLLPSPDDPELPKNLVQKLRLRQGQYVTAFAQMRGTKGVIQKVDTVDGRPLDGAPRLPHFADLTSVDPLERIKMEHGHREMVTRVLDLIAPIGKGQRALIVAPPKTGKTIMLQRIAQAVITNHPEIHVMVLLIDERPEEVTDMRRSIKAEVLASSSDRPTGDHLKVAELALERARRLVEAGKDVLILLDSITRLARAYNKEVDSSGRTLTGGVDSRALERPKRIFGAARATEEAGTLTIIGTALIDTGSRMDEVIFEEFKGTGNSEVTLDRLLAEKRIFPAINIAQSGTRKEEKLFTQKEYEKVKKLRQMLFSVKPVEAMEALGKRLTRYTYNDEFLDEL, from the coding sequence ATGAGCGAGAACAGCGACAACACTGATCCCCGTCCCCCTGCCCCGCCCCCTCCCGCCGAGGCCGCTCGGCCCGAGCCGCCCGTCATGGATGACGACGGCGGGGATGACGGCGGAGACGACGAGGGTCCTGATGAGGGAGGCGACGCCTCCGGGGCGTCCGGTCCAGGAGGCCAGCCCGGCCCTGGTGGCCAGGCCGGGCCAGGAGGCCGCCGCCGCCGCCGCCGCCGCCGCCGCCGTGGCGCGCAGGTGCACTTCACGCCCGAGGGCCAGGCCTACCGGACGCAGCCGGGGCCGGACGGGCAGATGGTGCAGGTGTTCCTCACGCCGCAGGAGCTCGAGCAGTACAAGCAGCGGCTCGCCCAGCAGCAGCAGCAACAGCAGAGCCCCCCGCCTGGGCAGCACGCGCAGCACGGCGGGCAGCAGCATGGCCAGCGGCAGCACCACGGCGGAGGCCAGAGCCAGGCCGCGCCGCAGCAGAACCTGACGCCCGTGGAGGGCGTGCTGGACACGGAGGCCAAGGGGCCCAACGCGTTCCTGCGGCAGCTCAAGAAGAACCTGCTGCCCTCGCCGGATGACCCGGAGTTGCCGAAGAACCTGGTGCAGAAGTTGCGCCTGCGGCAGGGCCAGTACGTCACCGCGTTCGCGCAGATGCGCGGCACGAAGGGCGTCATCCAGAAGGTGGACACGGTGGACGGCCGCCCGCTGGACGGGGCGCCCCGGCTCCCGCACTTCGCGGATCTCACCTCGGTGGATCCCCTCGAGCGCATCAAGATGGAGCACGGCCACCGCGAGATGGTGACGCGGGTGCTGGACTTGATTGCCCCGATCGGCAAGGGCCAGCGCGCGCTGATCGTCGCCCCGCCGAAGACGGGTAAGACGATCATGCTGCAGCGGATTGCTCAGGCGGTGATCACCAACCACCCCGAGATCCACGTGATGGTACTCCTCATCGACGAGCGCCCCGAGGAAGTCACGGACATGCGCCGGAGCATCAAGGCCGAGGTGCTGGCCTCGAGCTCGGACCGCCCGACGGGGGATCACCTCAAGGTGGCGGAGCTGGCGCTGGAGCGCGCGCGGCGGCTGGTGGAGGCCGGCAAGGACGTGCTGATCCTGCTGGACTCGATCACGCGCCTGGCGCGGGCCTACAACAAGGAAGTGGACAGCTCGGGCCGCACGCTGACGGGCGGCGTGGACAGCCGCGCGCTGGAGCGCCCCAAGCGCATCTTCGGCGCGGCGCGCGCCACCGAGGAGGCTGGCACGCTGACCATCATCGGCACGGCGCTCATCGACACCGGCAGCCGCATGGACGAAGTGATTTTCGAGGAGTTCAAGGGCACCGGTAACTCCGAGGTGACGCTGGACCGGTTGCTGGCCGAGAAGCGCATCTTCCCGGCGATCAACATTGCCCAGTCCGGCACCCGCAAGGAGGAGAAGCTCTTCACCCAGAAGGAGTACGAGAAGGTGAAGAAGCTCCGGCAGATGCTCTTCTCGGTGAAGCCGGTGGAGGCCATGGAAGCGCTGGGCAAGCGCCTCACCCGGTACACCTACAACGACGAGTTCCTCGACGAGCTGTAG